From one Vespula vulgaris chromosome 25, iyVesVulg1.1, whole genome shotgun sequence genomic stretch:
- the LOC127072313 gene encoding putative odorant receptor 85d, which produces MTFLNYTKLPPRFIVITACSMTTSDILYYTSGLIFGIQIGKQNNSMGYQLPYRTLEIMDLKDTRIYALICAYQIIVIPSVLFGYVAFDCMFVNLSVQVIAQFAILSYKVKTVLNNSENYRLGMKELVLRHYRLIRLTEKLEDNFNFVIMQQLLGTTIHLCISGFYLLMTTETKDSLTLILFILYGFCVISTLFIYCFIGECFIQESTNFGNAIYNYEWYNLPARDSKFFLICMIRTKKPQYLTSGKFAVLSLTIFTDIVKSSMGYLSVLRTFL; this is translated from the exons ATGACGTTCTTAAACTATACTAAATTACCTCCACGATTTATTGTTATAACAGCCTGTTCAATGACAACatctgatatattatattacacgaGTGGGCTTATTTTTGGAATTCAAATtg GAAAGCAAAACAATTCCATGGGTTATCAATTGCCATATAGAACATTAGAAATTATGGATTTAAAGGATACGAGGATTTACGCTTTGATCTGTGCTTATCAAATAATAGTCATACCTAGTGTCTTATTCGGTTACGTAGCATTCGATTGCATGTTCGTCAATTTGTCCGTTCAAGTAATTGCACAATTTGCTATATTGTCGTATAAGGTCAAGACAGTGTTAAATAATTCTGAAAATTATCGTCTGGGTATGAAAGAACTTGTACTACGACATTATCGATTGATAAG atTAACAGAAAAATTGGAAGATAactttaattttgtaatcatGCAGCAATTGCTGGGTACCACCATCCATCTTTGTATTTCCGGTTTCTACTTACTGATG aCTACGGAAACGAAAGACAGTTTAACCTTGATCTTGTTCATTTTATATGGCTTTTGTGTGATCAGTACACTCTTTATTTACTGCTTCATCGGCGAATGTTTTATCCAGgaa AGTACTAATTTTGGTAACGCCATTTACAATTACGAGTGGTATAACTTACCTGCAAGGGACTCgaaattttttctcatttgtaTGATACGAACGAAAAAACCACAATATTTAACGTCTGGTAAATTTGCCGTCTTGTCCTTGACCATCTTCACagat ATCGTCAAATCTTCGATGGGATATTTATCAGTACTGCGTACATTTTTGTAA